In one Balaenoptera musculus isolate JJ_BM4_2016_0621 chromosome 2, mBalMus1.pri.v3, whole genome shotgun sequence genomic region, the following are encoded:
- the LOC118890948 gene encoding uncharacterized protein LOC118890948 isoform X2 has product MKQRRKQEGGERSSSTVLFAIPTRSDFHCVLLTPSKILNALSKESLRGHHKALALPLLCLCVVPTMFSKTRTWIGNEWAAGRSGPGCLRRLGDEDQRHQAQGCTTASGRTV; this is encoded by the exons ATGAAGCaaagaaggaagcaggaaggaggagagcGTAGTTCATCCACGGTGCTTTTTGCAATCCCCACACGATCTGACTTTCACTGTGTTCTTCTTACTCCAA GCAAGATATTAAATGCATTGTCTAAGGAAAGTCTCCGAGGCCACCACAAAGCGCTGGCATTGCCGCTGTTGTGCCTCTGCGTGGTCCCAACCATGTTTTCCAAGACACGCACGTGGATCGGTAACGAGTGGGCAGCTGGGaggtctggcccaggctgccTCCGGAGGCTGGGGGATGAAGACCAGCGACATCAGGCGCAGGGCTGCACAACTGCCTCAG GGCGAACAGTCTGA
- the LOC118890948 gene encoding uncharacterized protein LOC118890948 isoform X1 produces MKQRRKQEGGERSSSTVLFAIPTRSDFHCVLLTPSKILNALSKESLRGHHKALALPLLCLCVVPTMFSKTRTWIGNEWAAGRSGPGCLRRLGDEDQRHQAQGCTTASGEQLPSNSCPATCALHTYEKMELSTHRAAWFSLQQLSLALFSISVLYHEQWAYAAAFLAGLNKASFPLIARQPPSSRGRQNSNPQSQKVRRKEFQVF; encoded by the exons ATGAAGCaaagaaggaagcaggaaggaggagagcGTAGTTCATCCACGGTGCTTTTTGCAATCCCCACACGATCTGACTTTCACTGTGTTCTTCTTACTCCAA GCAAGATATTAAATGCATTGTCTAAGGAAAGTCTCCGAGGCCACCACAAAGCGCTGGCATTGCCGCTGTTGTGCCTCTGCGTGGTCCCAACCATGTTTTCCAAGACACGCACGTGGATCGGTAACGAGTGGGCAGCTGGGaggtctggcccaggctgccTCCGGAGGCTGGGGGATGAAGACCAGCGACATCAGGCGCAGGGCTGCACAACTGCCTCAGGTGAGCAGTTACCGTCAAATTCCTGCCCGGCCACGTGCGCGTTGCACACATACGAGAAGATGGAGCTCTCCACCCACCGTGCAGCTTGGTTTAGTCTACAGCAGTTGAGCCTTgctctgttctctatttctgttctttacCATGAGCAATGGGCTTATGCAGCTGCGTTCCTGGCAGGACTCAACAAAGCTTCCTTTCCTTTAATAGCAAGGCAGCCACCTTCATCAAGAGGGAGACAGAATTCCAACCCCCAGAGCCAAAAGGTGAGGCGGAAGGAATTCCAGGTCTTTTAG